The following DNA comes from Cuculus canorus isolate bCucCan1 chromosome 7, bCucCan1.pri, whole genome shotgun sequence.
TACCAGCTTTGAAAGATACTAAAGAATGTCAGTTAACTGAGACTCTTCTTTCCTTGGCTTAAAACACACTTTAGCTGCCTTCAGCACTTTCAGCGTAGTTAACAAGAGAATTCAGGATGGGTAAATAGAAGGCTTTTCACTTTTAACTGATCATACCAGGTAAAGAGAAGTGTGCCTGTTCAAACGTGGCTCAGTCTGCAACTAACAAatttcactgctgcagctgaCTGCCCTTCGTATGGCAGGCTGGTGAACTCACTCTCATTCTTACACCAAAGGTACCATTACCATCTCACTACTAAGGGGTAGTCTAATTCTTCAGAAAAGGCATGAGAGTAATCTCTTCCTTTACCTGCAGAAAAATTTTGCTGGTGACATAAAGGGTTGAGACATGGTGAATTTTTCAGTCTTAccactttattttataaaggaaaatgcATGTTCTAAAACTGTGCAATTGATTCATAaacaacaaatgcaaaacactgaaaaggagTAGTATatacttttaaatacttcagacTGTATAGGTTagttgaaagggaaaaaaatacttattttttctaCTTGCTGTTCTTGTGATCTTGCTATTAAATCTCCATGCTCACTGCTACACTTGAGCCTTTTTCTGTAGGAACATATAGGACCTTTTAGTTCTCTAGAACTATATAACCAAATGGAAACATAAACGTTCCTCTctgtattgttttgcttttgaaattagGATCTATTTAAACATTAGTTTAGACAGCTGGTCAAATCCTAGGCATGAAGAattagttattttcttttattaaagctgaatttttttttattaaatggaGGGCACACTGGGTAAGACAATAACTTATTTTTGCTCATAATGGAGGAGATAATTGGGAGTGGAGGGGAAACTGTACCATCCCTCCTGCCACCCCAAATTTGCCAGGTTTAATAGAATTTGTTTCCTGATGCATTTCAGGCTCCCTTCCTTCAGTTGGAAGGCCAGAGGAAAgcacaaaagctgttttttaaagcttacggttcagatggagaaaaataaatacagagttGACATTGTGACTCCAGTGCCTACATCAGTAATATGTGGGGTTACTGAACACAGACAGAAATCGTAATCTAAAGCAGAAGAGATGGgattttgaggatttttttctgtgtaagcGAAGACTTAATAGCTTTTTGCATTtgtgagaaaaacaagaagTCAATGAAAACACTTCAGGAAACAAAGTACCTTAGGTGAaagagtactttttttttttccctttaccttAAAAAGTGTGGGCAGTCCCAAACAAACGAGCCTCTTTAGAAGTTACATTCTTTGTTCAGTTGTGGCCTTTACGTTTGTCAGTTATATATGTATTTACCAGGTTGTGGGTCACAAAGAAGGTCTTGACGTCATGGAGAGAGCTgatcctttatttcttttgattggACTTCCCACTATCCCAGTCATGCTGATATTGGGCAAGATGATTCGTTGGGAGGACTATGTGCTCAGACTGTGGCGCAAATACTCTAATAAACTACAAATTTTGAACAGCATATTTCCAGGTAATGTGATTaaatttagaaaggaaatatCAAGCTTGAATTTGTGCCATTAAGGAGATGAGGACAGGAGATGATTAACACCTTCCCTCTATTTTATCTTCAGTCTATTTAGATTGTGTTTGTATACTACCTACTAAGAAAGGTGGGGCAAGAGGAGCAGGAGCGTGGTTTCATTTAAGGCCTTAGTAACAAAACAAGCTACTGGAAATCATGGGTcttattttgaaagtaaaaattgATTTATTAATAACAGTTATTTAATGGAAATGGAATAGTCACTGAGAAGAGGGATAGTTCTCAAAAAGTAATTGGGCTATAGATTTGTTATGGAGTTGGGGTGTGCACTTGTTCTGTTTAAAGTAGTGGCTATGTAACCTTTTCTTCCCTCACTCTTACCTCTGTAGGCATTGGATGTCCTGTTCCTCGTATTCCAGCAGAGGCCAACCCTTTGGCAGACCATGTCTCTGCTACCCGAATTCTATGTGGAGCTTTAGTTTTTCCTACTATTGCCACAATAGTTGGCAAGCTGATGTTCAGCAGCGTTAACTCAAATTTACAAAGGACAATCTTGGTAAGATCCAgtattgtttattttataaacaatGATAATATGGCAGTATGAAGTGttgtgggggaggggggaaaggaaaaaggaacatAAATTGATCTAGAACTTGAGAGGCATTTGATTAAAGGAAGGGGTCTTTTTTTAAGGTGGCTGATCTTGGCAGTGGACAAATCACGTGTGTGAGAGACTTTGTCCTTATGACTGAAACTAATCTCAGGTCAAGACAAGGCTGAAACTTGTGACTAGTACTGTACTAGGCAGACCTTAGCAGTAATTAAGGGTGATCATGAAGATGAATAACCAGCATCTTCTAAGAACAGTCCCTATAAGGACAGACTGGGGTTTATATTATCAACCTTCTCTTATTAGCTTCTGTTAACTAATTCTTTGAGAGAAACTCTTTGTTACTTATTttaataaggagaaaaaaagaaactgtccATAGAAGTTGAATGGAGATGGGGAGGACAAAGAGAAGAGACAATCTCTTCCTTTGTGAATAACCTCCCTGGCTTGCAGTCTTTCAAGGGGAAGCCCACAGAGTTTGGCAAGATGGTATCCCTGGTCATCTGACTGTCACTTCAGCCCCTCTTCTAAATTCCGGCATGTTTACACACCCTTTTGTTCCATATGGAGGAAACAGTGATATTACAACCGTTAATGCAGACTAAAGGCTTCTTAGTGTCTCTTCTTGGAAGACCTgagataaaaatattgtaaaactttctagaaaaaaaaaatgttttacaaagatcatattttatttcactgcacTTGCTTTTGGTAAATGGCCTTTTTTCACAGCCTGATTACAGAATGGTAATTATTCCTTGTGCTGTGTATAGTGTATAcacagagaagggaggaaagcgGGTACCTATctgcattttactttcttttatatagggatgtgttttggggggtttagTTTATTTATCAGACTTCCAAGCAAATACAACCTTTTAAAGATTTTCCGATGCAATATGTAATCCCTTTAAGTAATGTTAACATCTGTAATAGTGCATTGTGACAGAAAACTTTGAGATACTCATTTGAGATACTCCTAATTAGCTAACTTCAAAAGAAACTGTTATgtaactggggaaaaaaaaatcctctttgaCCAGAAGCTTTTAAGAAGAAAGTTTGCACTAATATGACACTGAACATTTCaggttttcaaaatatctttttctttcagggtGGAATTGCTTTTGTTGCTATAAAAGGAGCTTTTAAGGTTTACTTCAAACAGCAGCAATATTTGCGCCAAGCTCACcgcaaaattttaaattatcctGAGCAAGAAGGAGCATAAGGCTGTGATCTCCAGACGTCATACAGTCCTACCTGACAGGTTTCCATGCTGTATTGGTTCCATCATTATTGCATAGTAGTGAAGAATTGTGATAAGTTGCTgctcctatttttttctcttcaaatataATAAAGTACTGTTTTGTGGCAGGGTAAATCCTTTCAGCAACCACTGAACCTAAGAATGTGATTTAGCTTCCATTATTTTGGGGTATTTCTGTTGAGCAACAGgcttctgaattattttctttgagccGATGTGCTGAATGGTGGCGGCGGGGGAAAGCATCAACTGCAGAACAAGATCTTTTTACATTGTGTAGTTAATGCAGTATACATGTTAATGCAGCATTTTACATTGTGTAGTATATCCAAATGCCTTTTCTATATGTGTTTTCATACCCCCGTTATCATCCAGTCCAGCGTTTCACACAATgaagggaatttttttcttttagaaaagaaatgtgagtCATTACCAAGGAGAGGTAATTGTGGGACACCGGTCAATAAAGGTTTCCTTAAAGGAGTGTAAAATACTCAAGTGACTGCTCATAGAACACAGAAGATGGATCACTCTACAGAACTCATGTGTCAGCTTTAGCCATTGAAGTACTAGGTGTTGAAATTAGCATGGCTTCCAAGTGACTATTTTATTACTGATAATTTTTACTGTCCTGTTGTATCTTCTGCAGTGCCTGGTGTTATTTTCTGATtgcttttttactattttgttaTTGGTGCTGGATAGCATTATTTTACtgtggatgaaaaaaaatgctccaCAGTAAAATGATTACGTGGCAGGAAGTAAATTTCAGTTGCTTGTTTTGTAGTCAAGTATTAGAGGTCTCGTCTAGTTTTCCTCTTACTTTTGATGATGTAAATATCCCTACAAGTACAAAGGGCAGTAAATATATGAGGAAACAATATCAGACACTAAAGCTACCTTTGAACTGACAGATGAGGGCACCCTTCTAAACTTCCAGACCTGGGTGCTTAGCTCGGCTCTGCACCGAGGCTGAGCGCTTTGCTGCCCATCACGGCTCCACCGGGAGGGTTCCTGTGGGAAGAGGCAGCACTACGCTTTGGGTACCTGCTCTGCGCATGGTACATACCAGCAGTCTGGACACTCTTAAGACAACTTGGTTCCATTCTGTGAAGAACTAAAGGATAAATCTTAAATGTGTAATAAAGTAAGCTTGTTAATACAGTAATCTTTACTGTTACAATATGTTCAAAGTAGCCAGCTGAGGGAGACATTAGCACTTCAGTAATTTGATGTATTTATAAATTTAACTTCAACAAAAATTAACTGTTTTGTGAAGTTAAATTTTGACAAATGCAATACAGCCATTTAATATTCATATCAGACCTAACCTAGatttaatatttgaagttttt
Coding sequences within:
- the MARCHF5 gene encoding E3 ubiquitin-protein ligase MARCHF5, whose product is MAEQTGLAMPQSLDRSCWVCFATDEDDRTAEWVRPCRCRGSTKWVHQTCLQRWVDEKQRGNSTARVACPQCNAEYLIVFPKLGPVVYVLDLADRLISKACPFAAAGIMVGSIYWTAVTYGAVTVMQVVGHKEGLDVMERADPLFLLIGLPTIPVMLILGKMIRWEDYVLRLWRKYSNKLQILNSIFPGIGCPVPRIPAEANPLADHVSATRILCGALVFPTIATIVGKLMFSSVNSNLQRTILGGIAFVAIKGAFKVYFKQQQYLRQAHRKILNYPEQEGA